Proteins from a genomic interval of Streptomyces fodineus:
- a CDS encoding globin yields MNEIRRGTLQEQTFYEQVGGEETFRRLVHRFYEGVAEDPSLRAMYPEEDLGPAEERLALFLMQYWGGPTTYSENRGHPRLRMRHAPFTVDRAAHDAWLRHMRVAVEELGLSEEHETTLWNYLTYAAASMINTPD; encoded by the coding sequence GTGAATGAGATTCGGCGCGGCACGCTTCAGGAGCAGACCTTCTACGAGCAGGTCGGCGGGGAGGAGACCTTCCGCCGGCTCGTCCACCGGTTCTACGAGGGAGTCGCCGAGGACCCGTCCCTGCGGGCGATGTACCCGGAGGAGGACCTGGGCCCGGCCGAGGAGCGGCTGGCACTGTTCCTGATGCAGTACTGGGGCGGACCCACCACCTACAGCGAGAACCGCGGCCACCCCCGGCTGCGCATGCGGCACGCGCCGTTCACCGTGGACCGGGCGGCGCACGACGCCTGGCTGCGGCACATGCGGGTGGCCGTCGAGGAACTCGGGCTGTCCGAGGAGCACGAGACGACGCTGTGGAACTACCTGACGTACGCCGCCGCGTCGATGATCAACACCCCGGACTGA
- a CDS encoding methyltransferase domain-containing protein, with protein sequence MGAYDTETDALAAAARAALVREIDAEGAWAQDPVWREAFAAVPRHVFVPYYYVCGPRGYERRWGESPDPGARERWVRGAYADVPLATRLRDGELVSSSSQPSLMARMLVALEVEDGDRILEVGAGTGYNAALLAFRLGDDDLVTTIDLEPEITESARRHLEAAGFHPAVATGDGARGVPERAPFDRIVATCELPTVPRAWLAQCRPGARILTPLATGLLALTVRDAAHGEGRFLPTAAYFVPLRGEGRPEPEGVSLAGLPGRARDQETFRFLLALTRATLDPLEAYALWEREGMPERERYGVTVGGEHAWAWLDEPEGPYAWPLP encoded by the coding sequence ATGGGTGCCTACGACACCGAGACCGACGCCCTGGCCGCCGCCGCGCGGGCCGCGCTGGTGCGGGAGATCGACGCCGAGGGGGCCTGGGCGCAGGACCCGGTGTGGCGGGAGGCGTTCGCGGCGGTGCCCCGGCATGTGTTCGTGCCGTACTACTACGTCTGCGGGCCGCGCGGCTACGAGCGCCGCTGGGGCGAGAGCCCCGACCCCGGAGCACGCGAGCGCTGGGTGCGCGGCGCCTACGCGGACGTTCCGCTGGCCACCCGGCTGCGCGACGGCGAGCTGGTCTCCTCCAGCAGCCAGCCCTCGCTGATGGCACGGATGCTGGTCGCGCTGGAAGTCGAGGACGGCGACCGGATCCTGGAGGTGGGCGCCGGCACCGGCTACAACGCGGCCCTGCTCGCCTTCCGGCTCGGCGACGACGACCTGGTCACCACCATCGACCTGGAACCGGAGATCACCGAGTCGGCCCGCCGGCACCTGGAGGCGGCCGGATTCCACCCGGCCGTCGCGACCGGTGACGGCGCGCGCGGGGTGCCCGAACGCGCTCCGTTCGACCGGATCGTCGCCACCTGCGAGCTGCCCACGGTCCCGCGCGCCTGGCTCGCCCAGTGCCGCCCCGGCGCCCGGATCCTGACCCCGCTGGCCACCGGCCTGCTCGCGCTGACCGTGCGGGACGCGGCACACGGCGAGGGCCGTTTCCTGCCCACGGCCGCCTACTTCGTACCGCTGCGCGGCGAGGGCAGGCCGGAGCCGGAGGGCGTGTCGCTCGCCGGGCTGCCGGGCCGGGCCCGCGACCAGGAGACGTTCCGCTTCCTGCTCGCGCTGACCCGGGCCACCCTCGATCCGCTGGAGGCCTACGCGCTGTGGGAGCGCGAGGGCATGCCGGAACGCGAGCGGTACGGCGTCACGGTCGGCGGCGAGCACGCCTGGGCGTGGCTGGACGAGCCGGAGGGGCCGTACGCCTGGCCCCTGCCGTGA
- a CDS encoding FHA domain-containing protein has protein sequence MPTCPNGHQSGSDDWCEVCGHRMAGAVPPPPPPPPPAGGYGFPPPPAPGGPGGRAGARPPAAEPELCPQCRTPREGGAPFCEECRWNFLTNTATSYTPAASRPPQPRFQPPSATYGGNDGYEYQGSRPSQMNRPAEPIPSFGSEPSGPTPFGGDRGPSGPPPTSPGPSGQGGPGGFGGGPGQGPGAGGPSGFGAGPGQGPGGAGGPSGFGGGPGQGQGPGGPGGPGAPGGFGGGPGQGPGQGQGPGGPAGPPAYGREPSGPGGPFGREPSGPGAPAPQGPPQGGPGVPGPSGFGGDPSRPVPPPPGPTPGAGPGGAPQAYQQQGPPAPPAFPRETGRPVGGPPSGGPSFGGGDDDWVISPPSSGGPGGAPGGGPGGGYGYPQPGATQAPPGGGYGYPQPGATQAPPGGPGFPQQRATWTATIGPDRDYFMAMMQRSGPEAAGLNLPAYSPEQQRTLSGNQITIGRRRHSTGDTPDIDLAVPPEDPGVSHQHAVLVQQPDGSWAVVDQNSTNGTTVNMSEEPIQPFVPIPLQDGDRVHVGAWTTITVRRA, from the coding sequence ATGCCGACCTGCCCGAACGGACACCAGTCGGGTTCCGACGACTGGTGCGAGGTCTGCGGTCACCGCATGGCCGGTGCCGTACCTCCGCCCCCGCCGCCGCCCCCGCCCGCGGGCGGTTACGGCTTCCCGCCGCCCCCCGCCCCGGGCGGTCCCGGCGGCCGGGCCGGCGCCCGCCCGCCGGCCGCGGAGCCGGAGCTGTGCCCGCAGTGCCGTACGCCCCGTGAGGGCGGCGCGCCCTTCTGCGAGGAGTGCCGGTGGAACTTCCTGACCAACACGGCCACCTCGTACACCCCGGCCGCGTCGCGCCCGCCGCAGCCGCGGTTCCAGCCGCCGAGCGCGACCTACGGCGGCAATGACGGGTACGAGTACCAGGGCTCGCGGCCCTCGCAGATGAACCGGCCCGCCGAGCCGATCCCCTCCTTCGGCAGCGAGCCGTCGGGCCCGACGCCGTTCGGCGGCGACCGCGGCCCGTCGGGACCGCCGCCGACCTCGCCCGGGCCGTCGGGCCAGGGTGGTCCGGGCGGCTTCGGTGGCGGCCCGGGGCAGGGTCCGGGTGCCGGTGGCCCGTCCGGTTTCGGGGCCGGCCCCGGTCAGGGTCCCGGCGGTGCCGGCGGTCCGTCCGGCTTCGGTGGCGGTCCCGGTCAGGGGCAAGGCCCCGGTGGTCCGGGCGGTCCCGGTGCTCCGGGCGGCTTCGGCGGCGGCCCGGGGCAGGGTCCCGGTCAGGGGCAGGGCCCCGGCGGTCCCGCCGGTCCGCCTGCCTACGGCCGTGAGCCGTCCGGTCCCGGCGGCCCCTTCGGGCGTGAGCCCTCGGGTCCCGGTGCGCCCGCTCCCCAAGGTCCGCCGCAGGGCGGCCCCGGTGTGCCCGGCCCCTCCGGCTTCGGCGGCGACCCCTCGCGTCCGGTACCGCCGCCGCCCGGGCCGACCCCGGGTGCCGGTCCCGGCGGTGCCCCGCAGGCGTATCAGCAGCAGGGTCCGCCCGCGCCTCCCGCGTTCCCGCGCGAGACCGGCCGGCCCGTCGGCGGTCCGCCCTCCGGCGGTCCCTCCTTCGGTGGCGGTGACGACGACTGGGTGATCTCCCCGCCGTCGTCCGGCGGCCCCGGTGGCGCCCCGGGCGGTGGTCCCGGCGGCGGATACGGCTATCCGCAGCCCGGCGCCACACAGGCCCCGCCCGGCGGCGGATACGGCTATCCGCAGCCCGGCGCCACGCAGGCGCCGCCCGGTGGTCCCGGCTTCCCGCAGCAGCGGGCCACCTGGACGGCGACCATCGGTCCGGACCGCGACTACTTCATGGCGATGATGCAGCGCTCGGGCCCCGAGGCCGCGGGCTTGAACCTGCCCGCGTACTCGCCCGAGCAGCAGCGCACGCTCAGCGGCAACCAGATCACCATCGGCCGCCGCCGGCACTCCACCGGCGACACCCCCGACATCGACCTGGCGGTGCCGCCGGAGGACCCGGGTGTCTCGCATCAGCACGCGGTGCTGGTGCAGCAGCCCGACGGCAGCTGGGCGGTCGTCGACCAGAACTCGACCAACGGCACCACGGTCAACATGTCCGAAGAACCGATCCAGCCGTTCGTGCCGATCCCGTTGCAGGACGGCGACCGGGTGCACGTGGGCGCCTGGACGACGATCACCGTCCGCCGGGCCTGA
- a CDS encoding vWA domain-containing protein, which produces MANFAKSYVPQFSMDVYQNEYLPEGGREVNAIVTVTATGGGTVGSAVAPVYPQGRGPSAAVAIMVDASGSMDYPPAKMRGARDATAAAIDALRDGTHFAVIGGTHVAKEVYPGGGGLAIADATTREQAKQALRRLSAGGGTAIGTWLRLADRLLHSADVTIRHGILLTDGRNEHESPEDLRATLEACAGRFTCDARGVGTDWEVKEVTGIASALLGTADIVADPAGLAADFTRMMETAMGKEVADVSLRVWTPVGTSIRFVKQVAPTVEDLTARRAEAGPRAGDYPTGSWGDESRDYHLCVEVPAAGLHQEMLAARVSLVVPQADGSAQNLGAQGLVRAVWTDDMTASTSINPQVAHYTGQAELAQAIQQGLDLRKAGDFDGATAKLGRAVQLASASGNADTAKLLAKVVDVVDAATGTVRLKTKVAEADEMTLETRSTKTVRVKK; this is translated from the coding sequence ATGGCCAATTTCGCGAAGTCGTATGTGCCGCAGTTCTCGATGGACGTGTACCAGAACGAGTACCTGCCCGAGGGCGGGCGCGAGGTCAACGCCATCGTCACCGTGACCGCGACCGGCGGCGGCACGGTCGGCAGCGCCGTGGCCCCGGTGTACCCGCAGGGCCGCGGCCCGTCCGCCGCCGTGGCGATCATGGTCGACGCCTCCGGCTCCATGGACTACCCTCCGGCCAAGATGCGGGGCGCCCGGGACGCCACGGCCGCCGCGATCGACGCCCTGCGCGACGGCACGCACTTCGCGGTGATCGGCGGCACGCACGTGGCCAAGGAGGTCTATCCGGGCGGCGGCGGGCTCGCGATCGCCGACGCCACCACCCGCGAACAGGCCAAGCAGGCGCTGCGACGGCTCAGCGCGGGCGGCGGTACGGCCATCGGCACCTGGCTGCGGCTCGCCGACCGGCTGCTGCACTCGGCGGACGTCACCATCCGGCACGGCATCCTGCTCACCGACGGCCGCAACGAACACGAGTCGCCGGAGGACCTCAGGGCGACGCTGGAGGCGTGTGCCGGACGGTTCACCTGTGACGCACGGGGCGTGGGCACCGACTGGGAAGTGAAAGAAGTCACAGGGATCGCCTCCGCGCTGCTCGGCACCGCCGACATCGTCGCCGATCCGGCCGGTCTCGCCGCCGACTTCACGCGGATGATGGAGACGGCGATGGGCAAGGAGGTCGCCGACGTCTCGCTGAGGGTGTGGACACCGGTCGGTACGAGCATCCGCTTCGTCAAGCAAGTGGCGCCCACCGTCGAGGACTTGACCGCGCGACGCGCCGAGGCCGGACCGCGCGCCGGGGACTATCCGACCGGGTCCTGGGGCGACGAGTCCCGCGACTACCACCTGTGCGTGGAGGTCCCGGCGGCCGGCCTCCACCAGGAGATGCTCGCCGCCAGGGTCTCGCTGGTGGTGCCGCAGGCGGACGGATCGGCGCAGAACCTGGGCGCGCAGGGCCTCGTACGGGCCGTGTGGACCGACGACATGACCGCCTCCACCTCGATCAACCCCCAAGTCGCCCACTACACCGGACAGGCCGAACTGGCGCAAGCCATCCAGCAAGGGCTGGATCTTCGCAAAGCGGGCGATTTCGATGGAGCAACCGCCAAACTGGGGCGCGCAGTTCAGCTCGCGAGTGCCTCGGGGAACGCCGATACTGCGAAACTGCTTGCGAAGGTGGTGGACGTGGTCGATGCCGCGACAGGTACTGTGCGGTTGAAGACGAAGGTCGCGGAGGCGGATGAGATGACTCTGGAGACCCGCTCCACAAAGACTGTTCGTGTAAAGAAGTGA
- a CDS encoding PP2C family serine/threonine-protein phosphatase — translation MSQMPQQAALSQCPSCAEPVESGDLFCGACGYDLSVVPEPPQDHPTLTMSGSGGAPPHESEAAGTEGAWRTAGSGVRFDRPAEPEEYPLQAPDPRVAETVALPEEPAQLCVACRAGRVDSDGYCENCGHAQPRERDHVERESGPVAAVSDRGLRHHRNEDAFTVGHTALPDGTPAAVAIVCDGVSSATRPDDASTAASQAAGDTLLTALPRGTHPQTAMHEAIVAAAQAVNALAEEPATAREHAPHQNAPACTIVGAVVAAGLLVVGWVGDSRVYWVPDDRSAPAARLTEDDSWAAQMVAAGLMSEAEAYADERAHAITGWLGADAYELEPHTASFKPDRSGVVVVCTDGLWNYAETAEEMCEVVPADAAERPLHSARVLVGHALDGGGHDNVTVAVVPFLVPPQGAGSA, via the coding sequence ATGTCGCAGATGCCCCAGCAGGCCGCACTGTCGCAGTGCCCGAGCTGCGCGGAGCCCGTCGAGTCGGGTGACCTCTTCTGCGGAGCGTGCGGGTACGACCTCTCCGTCGTACCCGAGCCGCCGCAGGACCATCCGACGCTCACCATGTCCGGCTCCGGCGGCGCACCGCCGCACGAGAGCGAGGCGGCCGGCACCGAGGGTGCCTGGCGGACCGCCGGATCCGGGGTGCGCTTCGACCGGCCCGCGGAGCCCGAGGAGTACCCGCTGCAGGCGCCCGACCCGCGCGTGGCCGAGACCGTCGCCCTGCCGGAGGAGCCCGCGCAGCTGTGCGTGGCCTGCCGGGCGGGCCGGGTGGACAGCGACGGCTACTGCGAGAACTGCGGGCACGCCCAGCCCCGCGAACGCGACCACGTGGAGCGGGAGTCGGGCCCGGTGGCCGCCGTCAGCGACCGCGGCCTGCGCCACCACCGCAACGAGGACGCCTTCACCGTCGGCCACACCGCGCTGCCCGACGGCACCCCGGCCGCCGTCGCCATCGTCTGCGACGGCGTGTCCTCCGCGACCCGCCCCGACGACGCGTCAACCGCCGCGTCCCAGGCGGCCGGTGACACGCTGCTGACGGCCCTGCCGCGCGGCACGCATCCGCAGACGGCCATGCACGAGGCGATCGTCGCCGCCGCACAGGCGGTCAACGCGCTCGCCGAGGAGCCCGCCACGGCCCGCGAGCACGCCCCGCACCAGAACGCCCCGGCCTGCACCATCGTCGGCGCGGTGGTCGCCGCCGGGCTGCTGGTCGTCGGCTGGGTCGGCGACAGCCGCGTCTACTGGGTGCCGGACGACCGCAGCGCACCGGCGGCCCGGCTGACCGAGGACGACTCCTGGGCCGCGCAGATGGTCGCCGCCGGCCTGATGAGCGAGGCCGAGGCGTACGCCGACGAGCGCGCCCACGCGATCACCGGCTGGCTCGGCGCCGACGCCTACGAACTGGAGCCGCACACCGCGTCCTTCAAGCCGGACCGCTCCGGTGTCGTGGTGGTGTGCACCGACGGCCTGTGGAACTACGCCGAGACGGCCGAGGAGATGTGCGAGGTCGTGCCCGCGGACGCGGCCGAGCGCCCGCTGCACAGCGCCCGGGTGCTGGTCGGCCACGCCCTGGACGGCGGGGGCCACGACAACGTAACAGTGGCCGTCGTACCGTTCCTCGTGCCGCCGCAGGGGGCAGGATCGGCCTGA
- a CDS encoding serine/threonine-protein kinase, which translates to MSQPGQTCQRPDCEGSYEDVGGGELYCDTCGLAPVVSAGGPPSGGGLVGSPATGVTRGAADSGSSRSSSRTSSQSSKSRRSVSGRLSRSLSGRSSGRSVSVRSSGSSSGTSTRGRLGAGLVHVPQVPRPDPRAMVLDNPEVPERKRFCSRSDCGAPVGRARGERPGRTEGFCTKCGHPYSFVPKLKAGDVVHGQYEVVGCLAHGGLGWIYLAVDRAVSDRWVVLKGLLDTGDQDAMAAAISERRFLAEIEHANIVRIYNFVEHLDQRTGSLDGYIVMEYVGGKSLKEIANARRTAQGRRDPLAVEQACAYGIEALEALGHLHSRNLLYCDFKVDNAIQTEDQLKLIDMGAVRRMDDDESAIYGTVGYQAPEVADAGPSVASDLYTVGRTLAVLTFDFQGYTNVYVDSLPDPETIDVFRRYESFYRLLVRATDPDPARRFASAQEMAEQLTGVLREVVSLQTGQARPALSTLFGPEVRVTDRELFPRLDEDVSRLGAREVRGRKRGGAAAPGTITGSGAGGLAQGTAGPATGASLPGTAAGTAGTAGPAAGALAARAAGAGAGAGAGAGAPAGAAGPAAGLYASAPPALVKPVDTAATALALPVPLVDPNDPNAGFLAGLMTSAPAELISALDAAPTRTVETRLRQVRARLESGEQQAALMSLAKLDEERPDDWRVVWYRGVAALVTGDFEGAALAFDAIYDAFPGEAAPKLALGLCAEVLGQLDNAAEYYHLVWATDPSFVSAAFGLARVQLAAGNRHGAVRTLESVPESSIHYTAARVAAVRARLRQRTATAGDVPFLDDLTAAAGQVEALDAYGLDPARREQLSAEVLGSALDWILSGGQGTAPAAGGRVLLGSGLDERGLRFGLERAYRTLARLATGGEERIELVERANRYRPRTWV; encoded by the coding sequence ATGAGTCAGCCGGGACAGACCTGTCAGCGTCCGGACTGCGAGGGGTCGTACGAGGACGTCGGCGGCGGCGAGCTGTACTGCGACACCTGCGGTCTCGCGCCGGTCGTTTCCGCTGGGGGTCCCCCCTCTGGGGGAGGGCTGGTCGGTTCGCCGGCGACCGGGGTGACCAGGGGCGCCGCGGACAGCGGCAGTTCCCGCAGCAGCTCGCGCACGTCCTCGCAGTCGTCGAAGTCGCGCCGCTCGGTGTCCGGGCGGCTCTCGCGGTCCCTGTCGGGCCGTTCCAGCGGGCGTTCGGTGTCGGTGCGCAGCTCGGGTTCCTCGTCGGGGACGTCGACCCGGGGGCGGCTCGGCGCCGGTCTGGTGCACGTGCCGCAGGTGCCGCGGCCCGACCCGCGCGCGATGGTGCTGGACAACCCGGAGGTGCCGGAGCGCAAGCGGTTCTGCTCGCGCTCGGACTGCGGGGCGCCGGTGGGCCGGGCCCGCGGGGAGCGGCCGGGGCGCACGGAGGGCTTCTGCACCAAGTGCGGGCACCCGTACTCCTTCGTGCCCAAGCTGAAGGCCGGGGACGTGGTGCACGGCCAGTACGAGGTCGTGGGCTGTCTCGCGCACGGCGGGCTCGGCTGGATCTACCTCGCCGTGGACCGGGCCGTCTCCGACCGCTGGGTGGTACTCAAGGGCCTGCTGGACACCGGCGACCAGGACGCGATGGCCGCCGCGATCTCCGAGCGGCGCTTCCTCGCGGAGATCGAGCACGCCAACATCGTGCGGATCTACAACTTCGTCGAGCACCTGGACCAGCGCACCGGCTCCCTCGACGGCTACATCGTCATGGAGTACGTCGGCGGCAAGTCCCTGAAGGAGATCGCCAACGCCCGCCGCACGGCACAGGGCCGCCGCGACCCGCTGGCGGTGGAGCAGGCGTGCGCCTACGGCATCGAGGCCCTGGAGGCCCTCGGTCATCTGCACAGCCGTAACCTGCTGTACTGCGACTTCAAGGTCGACAACGCCATCCAGACCGAGGACCAGCTCAAGCTGATCGACATGGGCGCGGTGCGCCGCATGGACGACGACGAGTCGGCGATCTACGGCACGGTCGGCTACCAGGCGCCGGAGGTGGCGGACGCCGGCCCGTCGGTGGCGAGCGACCTGTACACGGTGGGCCGTACGCTCGCGGTGCTCACCTTCGACTTCCAGGGCTACACGAACGTCTACGTCGACTCCCTGCCCGACCCCGAGACCATCGACGTCTTCCGTCGCTACGAGTCCTTCTACCGGCTCCTGGTCCGCGCCACCGACCCCGACCCGGCCCGCCGGTTCGCCTCCGCGCAGGAGATGGCCGAGCAGCTGACGGGCGTGCTGCGCGAGGTGGTCTCCCTGCAGACCGGGCAGGCCAGGCCCGCCCTGTCGACGCTGTTCGGGCCCGAAGTGCGGGTCACGGACCGGGAGTTGTTCCCGCGCCTGGACGAGGATGTGTCCCGGCTGGGGGCGCGGGAGGTGCGCGGCCGGAAGCGGGGCGGCGCCGCAGCGCCGGGGACGATCACCGGGTCTGGAGCCGGTGGGCTCGCTCAGGGGACGGCGGGTCCCGCGACCGGCGCGTCCCTGCCCGGCACGGCGGCCGGGACGGCGGGAACGGCCGGCCCCGCCGCTGGTGCGCTCGCGGCGCGGGCCGCCGGAGCGGGAGCAGGCGCAGGAGCGGGCGCAGGGGCGCCGGCAGGGGCCGCCGGTCCCGCAGCCGGCCTATACGCGTCCGCGCCGCCCGCTCTCGTCAAGCCCGTCGACACCGCGGCCACCGCGCTCGCCCTGCCGGTCCCGCTGGTCGATCCGAACGACCCCAACGCCGGTTTCCTGGCGGGCCTGATGACCTCCGCACCGGCCGAGCTGATCAGCGCCCTGGACGCAGCGCCCACGCGGACCGTGGAGACCCGGCTGCGGCAGGTCCGTGCCCGGCTGGAGAGCGGCGAGCAGCAGGCGGCGCTGATGAGCCTGGCCAAGCTGGACGAGGAGCGGCCCGACGACTGGCGGGTGGTGTGGTACCGGGGCGTGGCCGCCCTGGTCACCGGCGACTTCGAGGGCGCCGCGCTCGCCTTCGACGCGATCTACGACGCCTTCCCCGGCGAGGCCGCGCCGAAGCTGGCGCTCGGTCTGTGCGCCGAGGTGCTGGGCCAGTTGGACAACGCGGCCGAGTACTACCACCTGGTCTGGGCGACCGACCCCAGCTTTGTGAGCGCCGCGTTCGGGCTCGCCCGGGTGCAGCTCGCGGCCGGGAACCGGCACGGTGCCGTACGGACCCTGGAGTCGGTGCCGGAGTCCTCCATCCACTACACGGCCGCCCGGGTCGCCGCCGTCCGGGCGCGGCTCAGACAGCGCACGGCGACCGCCGGTGACGTACCGTTCCTGGACGACCTGACGGCCGCCGCCGGGCAGGTCGAGGCGCTGGACGCGTACGGTCTGGACCCGGCGCGGCGCGAGCAGTTGTCGGCGGAAGTCCTCGGCTCGGCGCTGGACTGGATACTCTCCGGAGGCCAGGGCACCGCGCCCGCCGCCGGCGGACGGGTGCTGCTGGGCAGCGGTCTGGACGAGCGGGGTCTCCGCTTCGGCCTGGAGCGCGCCTACCGCACGCTGGCCCGGCTGGCGACCGGCGGCGAGGAGAGGATCGAACTGGTGGAACGGGCCAACCGTTACCGCCCCCGAACGTGGGTGTAG
- a CDS encoding glutamate ABC transporter substrate-binding protein, whose translation MHAARVRASLRGWGGVGAMAVLCALALAFVLLLPCTQRAPHDGRPAGQRVATGTEARADNCNPSEAQNQTLSPSGADGPAIDAIKARTGAKRKLIVGVDQNSYHWGYRNPNTQGAELEGFDIDLVHRIAQDILGDPEAVQFKAIPTSQRIPAIQDGRVDMVVRTMTINCERLSQVAFSAPYFKTGQQVLAPKSSSITGYNATLAHKKVCTAAGSTAYTKLDADRKAGTLPASTDISTTVPNQLDCLVRLQLGEVDAVVTDGALAASQAAQDPTVELKGGAFTTEYYGVAMKKDASDLVRRVNRILVGYRASGWQASYDQWLSATLGKDSSASKPPAPQYLRTS comes from the coding sequence ATGCACGCGGCACGTGTACGGGCCTCCCTGCGGGGCTGGGGCGGGGTCGGCGCGATGGCGGTGCTGTGCGCGCTGGCCCTGGCGTTCGTCCTGCTGCTGCCGTGCACCCAGAGGGCACCGCACGACGGCAGGCCCGCCGGGCAGCGGGTGGCGACCGGCACCGAGGCCCGCGCCGACAACTGCAATCCCTCCGAGGCGCAGAACCAGACCCTGTCGCCGTCCGGCGCGGACGGTCCGGCGATCGACGCGATCAAGGCCCGTACGGGCGCCAAGCGCAAGCTGATCGTCGGCGTCGACCAGAACAGCTACCACTGGGGCTACCGCAACCCGAACACCCAGGGCGCGGAGCTGGAGGGCTTCGACATCGACCTGGTGCACCGGATCGCCCAGGACATCCTCGGCGACCCGGAGGCGGTGCAGTTCAAGGCGATACCGACCAGCCAGCGGATCCCCGCGATACAGGACGGGCGGGTGGACATGGTCGTGCGGACCATGACCATCAACTGCGAGCGGCTGTCCCAGGTGGCGTTCTCCGCGCCCTACTTCAAGACCGGGCAGCAGGTCCTCGCGCCCAAGTCCTCGTCCATCACGGGCTACAACGCCACCCTGGCGCACAAGAAGGTCTGCACGGCGGCCGGTTCGACGGCGTACACCAAGCTGGACGCCGACAGGAAGGCCGGCACCCTGCCCGCCTCCACCGACATCTCCACCACCGTCCCGAACCAGCTGGACTGCCTGGTCAGGCTGCAACTCGGCGAGGTGGACGCGGTGGTGACCGACGGCGCGCTCGCCGCCAGCCAGGCCGCGCAGGACCCCACCGTCGAACTGAAGGGCGGGGCGTTCACGACCGAGTACTACGGCGTGGCGATGAAGAAGGACGCCTCCGATCTGGTACGCCGGGTCAATCGCATTCTGGTCGGCTACCGCGCCAGCGGCTGGCAGGCGTCGTACGACCAGTGGCTGTCGGCGACACTGGGAAAGGACTCGAGCGCGTCCAAGCCGCCCGCGCCGCAGTATCTGCGGACGAGTTGA
- a CDS encoding N-acetylglucosamine kinase: protein MGLMSTVLAIDAGNSKTDVAVVTAAGEVLATARGGGFRPPAVGVAAALEALAEPVARAFADAGVTAVSHVSACLANADLPVEEEQLATALGARGWGASVEVRNDTFAILRAGVAEPRGVAVVCGAGINCVGMRPDGRTARFPAIGRVSGDWGGGWFLAEESLWHAARAEDGRGEPTSLSRTLPAHFGLPTMYALIEALHLEHIDHHRRHELAPVLFATAAEGDAVARSIVARLAEEVTVLATVALTRLDLLDEETPVLLGGGVLTARHALLNDTVRDLLAARAPKADVRVVTASPVLGAALLGLDRLGARAEARERARGYWEAGRPARRGDD, encoded by the coding sequence GTGGGCCTGATGTCAACCGTCCTGGCGATCGACGCGGGCAACAGCAAGACCGACGTGGCCGTGGTCACCGCCGCCGGGGAGGTGCTGGCCACGGCCCGCGGCGGCGGCTTCCGCCCGCCCGCGGTGGGGGTGGCGGCGGCGCTGGAGGCGCTGGCCGAACCGGTCGCGCGGGCCTTCGCGGACGCGGGCGTCACCGCCGTCTCCCATGTCTCGGCCTGCCTGGCCAACGCCGACCTCCCCGTCGAGGAGGAGCAGTTGGCGACGGCGCTGGGGGCGCGTGGCTGGGGCGCGTCGGTGGAGGTGCGCAACGACACCTTCGCGATCCTGCGGGCCGGGGTCGCCGAGCCGCGCGGCGTGGCCGTGGTGTGCGGCGCGGGCATCAACTGCGTCGGGATGCGCCCCGACGGCCGTACCGCCCGCTTCCCGGCCATCGGCCGCGTCTCCGGTGACTGGGGCGGGGGCTGGTTCCTGGCGGAGGAGTCCCTGTGGCACGCGGCACGCGCGGAGGACGGCCGCGGCGAACCCACGTCCCTCTCCCGTACCCTGCCCGCGCACTTCGGCCTGCCGACCATGTACGCGCTGATCGAGGCGCTGCACCTGGAGCACATCGACCACCACCGCCGGCACGAGCTGGCCCCGGTGCTGTTCGCGACGGCCGCCGAGGGCGATGCGGTGGCCCGCTCGATCGTCGCCCGGCTCGCCGAGGAGGTGACGGTGCTGGCCACGGTGGCGCTGACCCGCCTGGACCTCCTCGACGAGGAGACCCCGGTCCTGCTGGGCGGCGGCGTCCTGACGGCCCGTCACGCCCTGCTGAACGACACCGTCCGCGACCTGCTGGCCGCCCGCGCCCCCAAGGCCGACGTCCGGGTGGTCACGGCGAGCCCGGTCCTCGGCGCGGCCCTGCTGGGCCTGGACCGGCTGGGAGCGCGGGCGGAGGCTCGGGAGCGGGCGCGGGGGTACTGGGAGGCCGGCAGGCCCGCCCGGCGCGGGGACGACTGA